The genomic segment ACAGGAGTAAAGGCGGGCAAAGTTTTGGTCACGTTTGTCGAAATCGGAGCCGCCAGGTGCATTCCCTGCAAGGCCATGCAGCCGATTATGAAAGCCGTGGAAGAAGAATATCAAGGGCAGGTTAAGGTTGTTTTTCACGATGTCTGGACGCAGCAAGGGCGGATGGACGCTGAAAAATATCATATTCGCATGATTCCCACGCAGGTTTTTCTGGACAAGGACGGCAAGGAATATTTCCGTCATGAAGGATACTTTCCGAAGGATGATCTCGTCTCGGTTTTGAAAAAGCAGGGAGTCAAGTAAATGATTGTTGATCTTTTCACCTGGTTGTCGCAGGCTTTGACGCAATCACCTGAAATCGCCATCGGTGCGGCTTTTGTATGGGGGGTGCTTTCGGTCATTTTGTCGCCCTGTCATATCGCATGCATTCCCCTGATTGTCGGTTTCATCGACGGGCAGGGCAACATCACCACGCGGCGGGCCTTTGTTCTTTCGCTGCTCTTCGGATTGGGTATTCTGATCACGATTGGCGTTATCGGACTCATTACCGGATTGTTGGGACGAATGATGGGTGATATCGGCGGCTACGGCAATTATTTTGTAGCTGTTATTTTTTTTGCCATTGGTCTTAATTTGCTGGGCATCCTGCCACTTCCTTTTATGGAAGGCGGAGCGAACCCGAAATATCAGCGCAAAGGATTGCTGGCCGCTTTTGCGCTGGGACTTTTATTCGGCATTGCTCTGGGGCCCTGTACATTTGCCTACATGGCCACTATGTTGGGAGTTGTTTTCAGCATGGCGTCCACAAAAATTGTTTTTGCCCTGTCCCTGCTACTGGCCTATGGCATCGGGCACTGCGCGGTTCTGGTTTTTGCCGGAACCTTTACAGAGGCAGTTCAGCACTATCTCCACTGGACGGAAAAATCAAGAGGTGCGGTTATCCTGAAAAAGATTTGCGGTGTTCTTGTGATATTGGGCGGTGTTTATCTGGCTGCACTGAATTGGATTTAAGCGTTAAAGGGGAACATGATGAAAAAAAGGGTCTTGTTTTTATGCAGCGCCAACTCCTGCCGTTCACAAATGGCAGAGGGCATTGCCAACTATTTTTTCGGCGATCGCGTTGAGGCATTTTCCGCGGGTACGCAGGCCTCTTTTGTCAACCCGACGGCGATAGAAGTGCTTAAAGAAATCGGGGTTGATATTTCAAAACATCAATCGAAGAATCTTTCGGTATTCGATGGACATCATTTTGATGACGTGATCACGCTTTGCGGCAGCGCAAATGAAGTCTGCCCGCTGTATATCGGCGGGGCGAAAAAGACGCATATTGGCTTTGACGATCCGGCGAAGGCCTGCGGAACGAAGGAGGAAATCGAAGGTGAGTTCCGTCGTGTCCGCGATGAAATAAAAGATAAGTTGAAGGTCTTATTTTCCGACCAGGCGTGACGCATCTTTTCTACAGGAGTTTGACCATGCAGGCAAAAATTCGACAAATCAGCGTAGGCGGCCGTCTCACGGGTGTCATCGGTCTTGATGAAGCCATCAGCGAAGCGGCCGGGTCCGTAAGGAAGGATGCCGACGAGACCGAAATTGCCCAAGAGATCATCCGGCGCATTGCCGGGAAGAATTATATCCCCGACAAGCTGCTGCCGGCCTATAGCACAGCGGTCATCAGGGAATACAAAAAATATCTGGGGCAGGATGTCGAAGAAGAACACTCCGATGAGTTGCGGGTTGTTATTTTAGGCCCCGGCTGTTACCAGTGCACGTCTCTGGAAAACACTGTGCGGGATATCATGTCCGAGATGAATCTCGCCTGCGACCTGGAGCACATAACCGATGTGCAGGAGATCGCCCGGTACGGCGTCATGGGGCTTCCGGCTCTTGTGATCAACAGGAAAATCGTTTCCACGGGCGTTGTTCCGGACAGGAAAATAATCCGCGAGTGGCTGGCTTTTGCGGCTCAAACTGCAGGGATAAAATAGCAGCCTCATGAGAAAAGAGGCATGGTTTTTTTCTATGCATTGTATTTAAGAAAATATATCATACAGGAAAGGAGAATCAGCAAAAATGAAGCAGCAGAAAATACCCCGATCGGAGCCGAAGCGGTTAAACGTCTTCGAACGATATCTTACCCTGTGGGTGTTGATTTGTATGGTGGTTGGCGTTGCAGTGGGCAAATTAATGCCCGATCTGGTGGGGGCGCTGAGCAAGCTGGAATTCGGCGAAGGATCTCAGGTTAACGTGCCCATTGCCATCCTCATCTGGCTCATGATTTTCCCCATGATGCTGAAGATCGACTTCGGGTCCCTGGGTGGCATCGCGAAAAAGCCCAAAGGACTGCTCGTTACTTTATTTGTTAACTGGCTGGTCAAACCCTTCAGCATGGCCTTGCTGGCTTGGATATTTTTTCATTATGTATTTGCCGCCTGGGTTGATCCGGAAACGGCCAAGAGTTACACCGCCGGTCTCATTATCCTTGCTGCTGCGCCCTGCACGGCCATGGTTTTTGTCTGGTCGTATCTGACCG from the Deltaproteobacteria bacterium HGW-Deltaproteobacteria-6 genome contains:
- a CDS encoding thioredoxin; the encoded protein is MGILALLTIAAFTFTALDYSRAFAQNRTGKSAAAKASNQTGVKAGKVLVTFVEIGAARCIPCKAMQPIMKAVEEEYQGQVKVVFHDVWTQQGRMDAEKYHIRMIPTQVFLDKDGKEYFRHEGYFPKDDLVSVLKKQGVK
- a CDS encoding cytochrome C biogenesis protein; its protein translation is MIVDLFTWLSQALTQSPEIAIGAAFVWGVLSVILSPCHIACIPLIVGFIDGQGNITTRRAFVLSLLFGLGILITIGVIGLITGLLGRMMGDIGGYGNYFVAVIFFAIGLNLLGILPLPFMEGGANPKYQRKGLLAAFALGLLFGIALGPCTFAYMATMLGVVFSMASTKIVFALSLLLAYGIGHCAVLVFAGTFTEAVQHYLHWTEKSRGAVILKKICGVLVILGGVYLAALNWI
- a CDS encoding arsenate reductase, with translation MKKRVLFLCSANSCRSQMAEGIANYFFGDRVEAFSAGTQASFVNPTAIEVLKEIGVDISKHQSKNLSVFDGHHFDDVITLCGSANEVCPLYIGGAKKTHIGFDDPAKACGTKEEIEGEFRRVRDEIKDKLKVLFSDQA